From a single Adhaeribacter swui genomic region:
- the surE gene encoding 5'/3'-nucleotidase SurE, which yields MASKKPLILISNDDGITAPGIQTLVKVMKKIGEVVVVAPDGPQSGMGHAITVANTLRLDKSTAFPDVEAYECSGTPADCVKLAKHHVLKNRQPDLVVSGINHGSNSSISVLYSGTMSAAIEAAIEGLPAIGFSLCDYGHEADFSHTEPFVEQIVRQALKHGIPVNTALNVNIPKNSATPIAGIKICRQAHARWQEEFDERLDPNKRRYFWMTGSFVNSDKGEDTDEWALANNYVSVVPCQFDLTAYHAIPQLNNEWELEEKPEMKDKKITEKAPN from the coding sequence ATGGCTTCGAAAAAACCGTTAATACTAATTTCCAACGACGATGGCATTACTGCCCCTGGTATTCAAACTTTAGTGAAAGTAATGAAAAAAATAGGGGAAGTGGTAGTGGTAGCGCCCGATGGACCTCAATCAGGTATGGGGCACGCCATTACTGTGGCTAATACCCTGCGTTTAGATAAATCCACCGCTTTTCCCGACGTGGAAGCCTACGAATGCTCCGGCACTCCCGCCGACTGCGTGAAACTGGCAAAACACCACGTTTTAAAAAATCGCCAGCCCGATTTGGTGGTAAGTGGCATTAATCATGGTTCTAATTCCAGCATTAGTGTATTGTATTCCGGCACCATGTCGGCGGCTATTGAGGCAGCTATTGAAGGCTTGCCGGCGATTGGTTTTTCGTTGTGCGACTACGGCCACGAGGCTGATTTTTCGCACACCGAGCCTTTTGTAGAGCAAATCGTACGGCAGGCTTTAAAACACGGTATTCCGGTAAATACCGCTTTAAACGTAAATATTCCCAAGAATTCAGCTACCCCTATTGCGGGAATAAAAATTTGTCGGCAGGCGCACGCGCGTTGGCAGGAAGAATTTGATGAACGCCTGGACCCCAATAAACGCCGTTATTTCTGGATGACCGGCAGCTTCGTAAATTCCGACAAAGGCGAAGATACCGACGAATGGGCTCTGGCTAATAACTACGTGTCGGTGGTACCTTGTCAGTTCGACTTAACGGCTTACCACGCTATCCCGCAATTAAATAATGAATGGGAGCTGGAAGAAAAGCCGGAAATGAAAGATAAAAAAATAACCGAAAAGGCTCCCAATTAA
- a CDS encoding M56 family metallopeptidase has translation MNKVLFYLLESSACLLVFYLLYTLLLKRENCFQYNRFYLLLTPLLSLSIPLVELPFLQQPEPITIFVAEQLAPVTITVQRAGASAAYWLTWHTGLLFLYGIGLTFFLFRLLRQLYQLHRFTQKTLTSRFYWQNIRVHKTEGVQSTFSFWNCIYLDNSQTLSAVETERVLLHEAVHVRQKHSLDILYLEFLKIIFWFNPLLYLYQQALTHTHEFIADAAVLRTTTPETYARLLARQMLHRLEFSFGNYFNKSLTLKRMNMLQQNYRRPSKLKQLAALPTFGVLVFMLACAEPETPISQSPVTSSESSTLKADNDEVFTFVEQNPLFPGGLEKMFQFLGKNIKYPKAAIDANLEGNVIAEFVVTKEGKITDLKIVKSLSPETDAEAKRVIALMPDWEPGKQDSKPLNVKYTLPIKFALDDDASSEKARGFIQYQDKTNKTIFTQVEELPQFPGGMEKMYTFLGKNIKYPTAAQKASVEGMVIVQFIVTDQGAIQDLQILQGLTDETNAEALRVVKSMPTWQPGKQNGKPVNVQYTLPLRFSLGATELKKGPQPQKTGFFWNNSRIHWRMSLHNNC, from the coding sequence ATGAATAAAGTACTCTTCTACCTGCTGGAATCGAGCGCTTGTTTGCTCGTCTTTTACCTACTATACACCCTGCTCCTGAAACGGGAAAACTGTTTTCAGTACAACCGGTTTTATTTGCTGCTCACCCCGCTGCTGTCGTTGAGTATTCCTTTGGTAGAACTGCCTTTTTTACAACAACCCGAACCTATAACCATTTTTGTGGCGGAACAATTAGCCCCCGTAACTATTACGGTGCAGCGGGCGGGAGCTTCTGCCGCTTACTGGCTTACCTGGCATACCGGCCTGTTATTCTTATACGGTATTGGACTTACTTTTTTTCTTTTCCGGCTCTTACGGCAACTTTACCAACTGCACCGGTTTACTCAAAAAACACTAACCAGCCGGTTCTATTGGCAAAACATACGGGTTCATAAAACCGAAGGAGTGCAATCTACCTTTTCGTTCTGGAATTGTATCTACCTGGATAATAGCCAAACATTAAGCGCAGTTGAAACGGAGCGGGTACTATTGCACGAAGCCGTACATGTGCGCCAAAAACACAGTCTGGATATTTTATATCTGGAATTTTTAAAAATTATCTTCTGGTTTAACCCGCTGCTTTACTTATACCAACAAGCCCTAACCCATACCCACGAGTTTATTGCTGATGCGGCCGTGCTGCGCACCACTACCCCCGAAACCTACGCCCGCCTACTGGCCCGCCAAATGCTGCACCGGCTGGAGTTTTCTTTTGGTAATTATTTTAATAAATCCCTCACCTTAAAACGAATGAACATGCTACAGCAAAATTATCGTCGTCCGAGTAAATTAAAACAGTTAGCGGCGCTGCCCACGTTTGGCGTGCTGGTATTTATGCTGGCTTGCGCCGAGCCAGAAACCCCAATAAGCCAATCGCCCGTAACCAGCAGTGAAAGCAGTACCTTAAAAGCTGATAATGACGAGGTATTTACTTTCGTAGAACAAAATCCGCTTTTCCCCGGCGGTTTAGAAAAGATGTTTCAATTTTTAGGTAAAAACATTAAATACCCGAAAGCCGCCATCGATGCCAACCTAGAAGGCAATGTAATTGCTGAATTTGTAGTAACTAAAGAAGGTAAGATTACCGACTTAAAAATTGTAAAAAGTTTAAGCCCCGAAACCGATGCCGAAGCCAAACGGGTGATTGCCCTAATGCCTGATTGGGAACCCGGCAAGCAGGATAGTAAGCCCTTAAACGTGAAATACACCTTACCCATTAAGTTTGCTTTGGATGATGATGCTTCTTCTGAAAAAGCCAGAGGATTTATCCAGTACCAAGACAAAACAAACAAAACCATTTTTACCCAAGTAGAGGAATTACCGCAATTTCCGGGAGGGATGGAGAAAATGTATACTTTTTTAGGTAAAAACATAAAGTATCCAACGGCTGCTCAAAAGGCCAGTGTAGAAGGAATGGTAATTGTTCAATTTATAGTAACCGATCAAGGAGCTATTCAGGATTTGCAAATTTTACAAGGGTTAACCGATGAGACCAACGCGGAGGCCTTGCGGGTAGTTAAATCCATGCCTACCTGGCAACCGGGCAAACAAAACGGAAAGCCGGTAAATGTACAATATACCTTACCCCTACGCTTCTCTTTAGGGGCCACTGAACTCAAAAAAGGGCCCCAACCCCAAAAAACAGGCTTTTTCTGGAATAATAGCCGAATTCATTGGAGAATGTCCTTGCATAATAACTGCTAA
- a CDS encoding BlaI/MecI/CopY family transcriptional regulator: protein MQIIWDLKKGFVKDFLEKLPEPKPAYNTVSTIVRILEKKGFLGYTAYGKTHEYYPIIQKQQYSSYYLKNFVSGYFGGSFEKLVSFFAKEKNMDIQELEEMLKHVRQDLNEPQDE, encoded by the coding sequence ATGCAAATTATCTGGGATTTAAAAAAAGGGTTCGTAAAGGACTTTCTTGAAAAGTTACCAGAGCCAAAACCGGCCTATAACACGGTGTCTACGATTGTGCGGATTCTGGAGAAAAAAGGATTTTTGGGGTACACGGCTTATGGAAAAACCCACGAATACTATCCTATTATACAGAAACAGCAGTACAGCAGCTATTACCTCAAAAATTTTGTGAGCGGGTACTTTGGCGGCTCCTTCGAAAAACTGGTTTCGTTTTTTGCCAAAGAAAAAAACATGGATATCCAGGAGCTGGAAGAAATGCTGAAACACGTGCGTCAGGATTTAAACGAACCACAAGATGAATAA
- a CDS encoding M28 family peptidase — MYLRSFLFLIAFFISTNAFAQTAADSVFIRKIFDEALTNGQSYKNLDYLSNKIGGRLSGSLEAEKAVQWSRQLMESYGFDKVYLQEVMVPHWVRGAKEKASIQTGKTKVEVPICALGGSVSTGKTALTANIIEVKTLDELKALGRSKVQGKIIFFNRPMDPRHVQTFIAYGEAGDQRRQGPSEAAKLGAVGVIVRSLNLFQDDFPHTGSLRYDESVPKIPAAAISTNGADKLSQMLKTDQNLKFSFEMHCQTLPDVKSYNVIGELRGSEKPNEIIAVGGHLDSWDLADGAHDDGTGCTQSIEVLRLFKSMNYRPKRTIRAVMFMNEENGVRGGRKYAELAKTNNESHVAAIESDAGGFTPRGFGIEGQPDKIKALQNWKPLLAPYGLHDIGPGHAGTDIGPLGEADKNATLIGFLPDSQRYFQYHHASNDTFDKVNKRELELGGASMAALVYLLDKYGLDGGK; from the coding sequence ATGTACCTCCGGTCTTTTTTGTTTTTAATTGCTTTTTTTATTTCAACTAACGCTTTTGCGCAAACGGCTGCTGATTCGGTGTTTATCCGCAAGATCTTTGACGAAGCTTTAACTAACGGTCAGAGTTACAAGAATCTGGATTATTTAAGTAACAAAATTGGCGGCCGGTTAAGTGGCTCGCTCGAAGCCGAAAAAGCCGTGCAATGGTCCCGGCAATTAATGGAAAGCTACGGTTTTGATAAAGTGTACTTGCAGGAAGTAATGGTGCCGCATTGGGTACGTGGCGCTAAAGAAAAAGCCAGCATCCAAACAGGTAAGACCAAAGTAGAAGTACCTATTTGTGCTTTGGGCGGCTCCGTAAGTACCGGAAAAACTGCTTTAACCGCCAATATAATCGAAGTAAAAACTCTGGATGAGCTAAAAGCTTTAGGCCGCAGTAAAGTGCAGGGTAAGATTATTTTTTTCAACCGGCCCATGGATCCGCGGCATGTACAAACGTTTATCGCCTATGGTGAAGCTGGCGATCAACGACGTCAAGGGCCTTCCGAAGCGGCTAAGCTGGGCGCCGTTGGGGTGATAGTCCGGTCATTAAACTTATTTCAGGATGATTTTCCGCATACCGGCTCGTTGCGCTACGACGAATCGGTACCAAAAATACCCGCCGCCGCCATTAGCACGAACGGTGCCGATAAGCTCAGTCAGATGCTGAAAACCGACCAAAATTTAAAATTTTCTTTCGAAATGCATTGCCAAACGCTACCCGATGTAAAATCTTACAACGTGATTGGGGAGTTACGCGGCAGCGAAAAACCCAATGAAATTATTGCGGTAGGTGGCCATTTAGATTCTTGGGATTTAGCCGATGGCGCCCACGACGATGGTACCGGCTGCACACAATCCATTGAAGTGTTGCGCCTGTTTAAATCGATGAATTACCGGCCCAAACGGACCATTAGAGCCGTGATGTTCATGAACGAAGAAAACGGTGTGCGGGGCGGTCGTAAATACGCCGAACTAGCGAAAACCAATAACGAAAGCCATGTGGCCGCCATAGAATCGGATGCCGGTGGGTTTACTCCTCGCGGTTTTGGCATTGAAGGCCAACCCGACAAAATAAAAGCCCTTCAAAATTGGAAGCCCTTGTTAGCGCCTTACGGCCTCCACGATATTGGTCCGGGCCACGCCGGTACCGATATTGGCCCATTGGGTGAAGCTGACAAAAACGCGACCCTGATTGGCTTTTTACCGGACTCGCAACGCTATTTTCAATACCACCACGCTTCCAACGATACCTTTGATAAAGTGAATAAGCGCGAACTGGAACTGGGCGGCGCTTCTATGGCCGCTCTGGTTTATTTATTGGATAAATATGGCTTAGACGGAGGTAAATAG
- a CDS encoding chorismate mutase: MSPKPQIDVLTESALINADGSPLIIAGPCSAESEEQVMATAHGIKAIPGVNIYRAGIWKPRTRPNSFEGVGVPGLKWLKRVKAETGLRVATEVANAMHVYESLKAGIDVMWIGARTTVNPFTVQEIADALRGTDIPVLVKNPVNPDLQLWIGAIERLNQAGLRQIGAIHRGFSTFDNAPYRNLPKWNSAIEFKRLLPEIPLICDPSHIAGNRELLLPVAQKAMDLAMDGLMIETHIDPSVALSDAAQQVTPENLGKMLASIRFRKPEGEELAEDDHHLLDEMRKQIDELDDEMVEVFARRARLSRKIGEYKKAHNMTVYQVKRWDQIIADRLEHARKNGLDETFMKSVLQSIHQYSINIQTEVLNKQEQAAKA; encoded by the coding sequence ATGAGCCCTAAACCTCAAATCGATGTCCTGACCGAATCTGCTTTAATCAATGCAGACGGATCTCCGCTTATTATTGCTGGCCCTTGCAGCGCCGAGTCGGAGGAACAAGTAATGGCCACTGCCCACGGCATTAAAGCAATTCCGGGCGTAAATATTTACCGGGCTGGTATCTGGAAACCCCGTACCCGGCCTAATTCATTTGAAGGTGTAGGTGTACCCGGCTTAAAATGGTTAAAAAGAGTAAAAGCTGAAACTGGTCTGCGGGTAGCTACCGAGGTAGCTAATGCCATGCACGTGTACGAATCGTTAAAAGCTGGTATAGATGTAATGTGGATTGGTGCCCGTACTACAGTTAACCCTTTCACGGTACAGGAAATTGCCGATGCTTTACGCGGCACTGATATTCCGGTATTGGTTAAAAACCCGGTTAACCCCGATTTACAATTATGGATTGGTGCGATTGAGCGTTTAAACCAGGCTGGTTTGCGCCAGATTGGTGCTATTCACCGTGGTTTCTCTACGTTCGATAATGCGCCTTACCGCAACTTACCAAAATGGAACAGCGCCATTGAGTTCAAGCGCCTATTGCCCGAAATTCCGTTAATCTGCGACCCAAGCCACATTGCCGGTAACCGCGAGTTATTATTGCCGGTTGCGCAAAAAGCAATGGACTTAGCTATGGACGGTTTAATGATCGAAACCCACATTGATCCATCGGTAGCGTTGAGCGATGCGGCCCAGCAGGTAACCCCGGAAAACTTAGGCAAAATGTTAGCCAGCATCCGTTTCCGGAAGCCCGAAGGCGAAGAATTAGCCGAAGACGATCACCACTTACTCGACGAAATGCGGAAGCAAATTGATGAACTGGACGACGAAATGGTAGAAGTATTTGCCCGTCGCGCCCGCTTATCGCGCAAAATTGGCGAGTACAAAAAAGCGCACAACATGACTGTTTACCAGGTAAAACGTTGGGACCAAATTATTGCTGACCGCTTAGAGCACGCTCGTAAAAATGGTTTGGATGAGACTTTCATGAAATCTGTTCTGCAAAGCATTCACCAATATTCCATCAATATTCAAACAGAAGTTTTAAATAAACAAGAGCAAGCTGCCAAGGCTTAA
- a CDS encoding pyridoxal phosphate-dependent aminotransferase: MIIAKANRLNEVQEYYFARKLAEVRALMAQGKKIINLGIGDPDLPASENTVQALTASAELPTSHGYQPYRSIPALRTAMADWYAQTYDVTLNPETEVLPLLGSKEGVFHISLAFLNPGDKVLIPNPGYPAYAAVTKLVGAEPVYFDLTAGNNWLPDLAALNQQDLSGVKLMWLNYPNMPTGALASEADFLKIIDFAKTNNILIVHDNPYSLVLNTKPPVSILHAPGAMDCCLELNSLSKSFNMAGWRVGMVLGQKEYIDAIITIKSNLDSGMFLPVQQAAIEALQNPESWHAERNAVYHRRRELIYRLLDLLGCKYTTEATGMFVWARVPDEIKDVEAFLNTILYEAHVFLTPGKIFGSNGERYVRVSVCATEENINQAIQNIHHFLTVTQ, from the coding sequence ATGATTATTGCCAAAGCAAACCGGCTGAACGAAGTACAAGAATACTACTTTGCCCGCAAACTAGCCGAAGTACGCGCTTTAATGGCCCAAGGCAAAAAAATAATAAACCTGGGCATTGGCGATCCGGACTTACCGGCTTCCGAAAATACCGTGCAGGCCCTTACTGCTTCGGCAGAATTGCCTACCAGCCACGGGTACCAGCCATACCGCTCTATTCCAGCGCTGCGCACTGCCATGGCCGATTGGTATGCTCAAACGTATGATGTTACCCTGAATCCGGAAACGGAAGTATTGCCATTGCTGGGATCTAAAGAAGGCGTATTTCATATTTCGCTGGCTTTTTTAAACCCCGGCGATAAAGTATTAATTCCGAACCCGGGTTATCCGGCCTATGCCGCCGTTACCAAGTTAGTTGGTGCCGAACCGGTTTATTTTGATTTAACCGCCGGAAACAACTGGCTACCCGATTTAGCAGCTTTAAATCAGCAGGATTTAAGTGGGGTAAAACTTATGTGGCTAAACTACCCGAATATGCCCACGGGCGCTTTAGCCAGCGAAGCTGATTTTTTAAAAATTATCGATTTCGCCAAAACTAACAACATTTTAATTGTACACGACAACCCTTATAGCCTGGTACTCAACACCAAACCACCGGTAAGTATTTTGCATGCACCGGGAGCAATGGATTGTTGCCTGGAACTTAACTCGTTAAGCAAATCGTTTAATATGGCCGGTTGGCGGGTAGGTATGGTACTGGGGCAAAAAGAGTATATAGACGCGATTATTACGATAAAGAGTAATTTAGATTCGGGTATGTTTTTGCCGGTGCAGCAAGCCGCCATTGAGGCCTTGCAAAATCCGGAAAGCTGGCACGCCGAACGAAATGCTGTTTATCATCGCCGGCGGGAATTAATTTACCGGTTACTGGATTTACTAGGTTGTAAATACACTACCGAAGCTACGGGCATGTTTGTCTGGGCCCGGGTGCCTGACGAAATAAAGGATGTAGAAGCTTTTTTAAACACCATACTCTATGAAGCCCACGTGTTTTTAACACCCGGCAAAATATTCGGATCAAACGGCGAACGGTACGTGCGCGTATCGGTTTGCGCTACAGAAGAAAACATAAATCAAGCAATTCAAAATATTCATCACTTTTTAACTGTTACACAATGA
- a CDS encoding prephenate dehydratase, which translates to MSTLKIAIQGGPASFHDVVAQQYFAGQAIEIVPCMTFQRVCAAVKNREVDFGVMAIENALAGSILGNYSLLQDYPVSIIGEAYLPIEQNLLALPGQSLADIKLVRSHPMALLQCTNFLEENPHIQALESADTAESAREIRENNLVGVGAIASKMAAQRYELEIVEERVENYKENYTRFMIISRKPLADKSQANKASVIFTLHHRAGELAKILDVFRDVSINLSLIQSIPILSRPTEFAILLDLEWEDYTTFEEAIGLITPLIVEMKILGIYKRAKK; encoded by the coding sequence ATGAGTACTTTAAAAATAGCGATTCAAGGTGGCCCGGCTTCTTTCCACGATGTAGTGGCGCAGCAGTATTTTGCTGGTCAAGCCATCGAGATTGTTCCGTGCATGACTTTTCAGCGGGTATGCGCCGCCGTAAAAAACCGCGAGGTTGATTTCGGGGTGATGGCTATTGAAAATGCCCTAGCCGGCAGCATTCTGGGAAATTATTCGCTGTTGCAGGATTATCCGGTATCTATTATTGGGGAAGCTTACTTACCTATCGAACAAAATTTATTGGCGTTACCGGGTCAATCTTTGGCTGATATAAAATTAGTGCGGTCGCACCCCATGGCTTTGTTACAGTGCACCAACTTTTTAGAAGAAAATCCGCACATCCAGGCCTTAGAATCAGCGGACACGGCTGAAAGTGCCCGCGAAATCCGGGAAAATAACTTAGTGGGAGTAGGCGCTATTGCCAGTAAAATGGCCGCCCAGCGCTACGAGTTAGAGATTGTAGAAGAACGCGTTGAAAATTATAAAGAAAATTATACCCGTTTCATGATTATATCGCGGAAGCCGCTTGCCGATAAAAGCCAGGCAAACAAGGCTTCCGTTATTTTCACGCTACATCACCGCGCCGGCGAACTGGCTAAAATCTTAGATGTTTTCCGGGATGTATCCATCAACTTATCTTTGATTCAGTCTATTCCAATCTTGAGCCGGCCAACCGAGTTTGCCATTTTACTGGATCTGGAATGGGAAGATTATACCACTTTTGAAGAAGCGATTGGTTTAATTACGCCGCTGATTGTGGAAATGAAAATTTTGGGTATTTACAAAAGAGCCAAAAAGTAA